The genomic DNA ACCAGACATTATGGCAAATGCTAAATGTTGGGAACCAAGGTAAAAGaaacaacacaatttttaaaGCCTTTTGACGGGAATttaggaaataatagaaaacaacCAGCCATGCTGACTTCCCCTGTTTAATGGCTGTCAGCCAAGAGAAGTGGTTGATTGTGATCATTCTGTCTAAAATCCTAAGAAAGTTGTTGATTAATCAAAACAAGTATGGAAACAAAGTCTGTTGGAGACAAGCAGTTTCCTCTTTGGCACTCTGGTATAGGATATGGGAACTTATCTTTATAACCACACACTTATCCTGCTTTGTCCTTTTGTCCTGCTTTACAGATCATATAAAGGAGTTTTGGATGATGTGTGTTGTGCAGTTCATTCATCAGAACACTTAATGTTGTAACTGGAACAGTCTTATGGTAGTCTGGGTAAAGACATAGGTTTGGAAGCTCAGGTCAAGCCCAGATTTGGCCCAACAGCTCCAGATGCCATCACTGGTCCCTAACTGAAATGACAATCAGCTTGGTGATGCCCGTCTCTCCCCTTTGCCCTTACTTCTTTCCTACCTCTCTGTCACCCAGCAGCAGCCTCCTCAGTGCCCCCTTCACCTCTTTGTTTCTGAGGGTGTAGATCAGGGGGTTCAGCAGGGGGGTGATGATGTTGTAGAAGAGGGTGAGGAACTTGCCCTGGTCTTGTGAAGAACTGTTCCCAGGTTGCATGTACATGTACATGATGTTTCCGTAGAAAAGTGAGACCACTGTGAGATGGGAGCCACTTGTGTTGAAGGCCTTTTGCCTCCCTGACACTGACTGAATTTGTAACACTGCCCTCATGATGTAGCCATAGGAGACCAGGATAAATACCAGGGGTGACAGCACAATGCCCACTGCCAGGACAAAGACAGTGCCCTCAATGGCAGCTGTGTTGACACAGGCCATCCTGATTAGGGCAGGCATCTCACACAGGAAGTGGTCCACATGGTGGTTCCCACAGCGTGGTAAGAGCAGGGTGACTGGGGACATGGCCAAGGAGTTGGCCATCCCACAGCCCCAGGCCACCGACACCAAGGCCATGCAGAGGCATGGATTCATGATCACCATGTAGTGAAGGGGCTTGCAGACTGCAACAAAGCGGTCATATGCCATGACGGCCAGGAGCAGACACTCCACACCACCCAGACCCAGGAATAGGAAGAGCTGGATAGCACAGCCTGTGTAGCTGATGGTCTTGTCACCTCCACTCAGGTTATAGAGCAGCTGGGGGATGGAGCTTGTGGTAAAACTGAGgtccaggaaggagaggtgggtgaggaagaagtacatgggagtgtggaggTGGAAGTCCAGCCGGGACACCAGGATGATGATGGTATTGCCCACAAGTGTCAGGAGATATGCAATCAAGATGACCACAAAGAGGATTCTCTCCAGATGAGGGCGGTCAGAAAAccccaaaagaatgaaatttccCTGAGTGCTGCCATTGGTTCCATCCATTTCTACTGCAACTGAAGAGAAATATGGATACTAATAATGGTAACAGTATATATAAGGGATCACTTACTATGAGCTAGGTGTTCTATgctgtttacatttatttattcatttaacctCAACCACAGTGATAAGAAGTTGACACTCCTATTATCTCTGgcttacagaaaaggaaattgaggcagatAAGTGTTGAGCTGAGCAAATTAAAGAAAGGGGCATAACTGATTCTGAACCCAGGAAGGAGGGTTAGAATCTTTACCCTTCACTGCTGGTACTGACTCTAATTCCAATGACAGGAAAGACAAATCCTGCTGTGACCCACCCACTGATTCTTCTCAAGACACAAGTTCCTACACTCCTGCTAAAGCCTCAAAGCCCAAAAGAGAACCCCGGAATCATCAAGTAATAGTATTTAGGAAATACTCGTTATATGGAGAATGCCCCCAAGACACACTTCATTCATCTGATCATCATTCTTGAGGTAAAGTACCTGAGTAAAGAGATGATGCATGAGGCAGTAGAATATGACTAAAGCAACATACACATGAAGagaatctccctctctctttttctcacttggGTCtggtattgaaaaaaaaaaaggttttttttccttctaagtacTATATACTGCTTGAGGAAAAAACAATCACAAATCTTTGCCACAGATAATAAAAGTTTAATGCTACAATTCACATATATATGCAGAAACTTCTTTCAAATTGCAATTCCAAGAATGCATGACATTCAAAGCAAAGCATGTCTGAGGACATAAACCACTAGTCTTACAGACTGATAGAGAGCCCCCATGTCCCCTGTTACAATCCCTTAGCCAACAGCTACAATTATGAGATCTTGGAAAGCTCATTTaccttttcatagttttctcttctaaaatggTACTAATCAAACTACCTCATTTGTTTTACAGACatgttttgagattttttcttaatatgaaaGACAGTAAATATGAAAGTTTATATGTGTGTTACATCAAGCTGATGTGTCATACAAACAGGGAATGAGAAAATAAGCCTATGAGAGTAGTCAGGgaaattctggggaaaaaaaccaattATAATGAGGAGAAACTATCCTTACTATATATCTAAAGATACTTTGATAATATAATAATTGAAACATCATCATTGACCAGGCATTTGAGGTGTGGGGAATGTGAATCACATATTAACTCCATTCACCCAAACTAGTCACAATtcaaacatttaaacatttaaaaaaatacaactactATATGAAAGCATAATAGtcgttctctttcttttttttcctggttacCTTGGATTTGGGTAGATCTCGCTAGGCAACTTGCAATTCTCAAAAGCTCTGAAgcaaaatatagataaatttttatatttcttaaaaagactACACTGTAAGAAATACAATTAACAAAGTCTAAAGAATAATGATTATACTAGAGAAATTCAACATGACAATTGAAAAGCTGccatgtttaataattttttcaagaaattggcTAGAAAACATGTAACAAGAAATAGACAATGATCTGAAGAAGAGGTCCACAGACAAAAGATTTACAAAAACTTGACTTAAAAGCATTAAATTATTCCCACTGATGATTAAGGatataaatttagaatataaatataaaagtattttctttctagataggtaagtatttaaaaatatagtatatacagAGTTGGGAAAAGTGTAGGAAAATAAGCCCATTGACTCTTGATAAGAATTTAAATTGGCATAGTATCTTTGGTGGGATCTTAAAAAACATCGTTAATTAAATTGCGCATATATTTTAACATTGtacatattattttaacaaaagaaacatttgtcTTCCGTAACATTTAAAATCGTGTTTTTTATGACCCACTAAGTCTGCATCTAGGGATGTGTCCTTCACTTATTAAGCTGCAACATGTGATTACACCTCCTCAAGAATCTTCATACAGCGTTGACTGAACTGGATAATACTCAGTAACAATATATATGTTTGaagttattgaaataatttaataaatagcaactttaagaactagaaaaaaaaactactaaattGAAATAAGTATATGTATACgacttctctgatttttttctcaaaaatccTAATAATTTCAAACAAGTGGAAAGCAAAATATAATGTTTAGTGAGATTATATGTAGTGCAATCCCATTTTTTCTGGTCACAACCTCTCtctacatatgtatatttatattaaaattgaaacAATATCTGGAAGCATACCttgaattgttaaaaaaaagacacttctAGAGATTGAGATGGGGTTTAAGGTAGATTTTCAATTTTACATGAtcctttatttattaaataattaataattgaattgtgaaattttaaaaaatgcatatgcatgtatgtatagtatattatttagaaaatttcccTATGAATGATTTTTTTAGTCTATTAATATATCCTTTTAACTTTCTCATTCCTCTTTTACAGAGATAATTGTCCCATccctcttaaaatttttcttttttaactacagactggaaaaggaataaaagtagaaagaagttCAGGGAGTTAGGAAGGAAAACagactgaaataaatttttaatcacCTTAATAAAGTCCGTGTTTCACAACAAACAACTGCACCATTTCATTGTCTTAAAATTGTGAACCctatgaaataagagaaaagtgaaaatgaggaGCTGAAAATAAGCCAAACTCAGTGAAAGGGCATGAGTTTAGTTTTCATGATAACTTGAGCTCCCACCTCCTTCTGAGCTGGTCTTCTCAACTTTGATGTAGAAGGAAGAATGGCTTCTTTACAGGAAGATTTGCAACAATTGAAAGAGAATGGTCTTGTTAATACCTCATATCTTTCCAGCTCTTAACCAAGATactgctctttcctcctcttggaACAAGACAGGAGCACTTGTCTTGCCATCAGTCCTGCTGCTAACACATGCCTCTTTCCATGGAAGAAACAGATCTCTCACCTGGAACACAGAGGGCCTTCACTTTCTGAATggttctattttttctatttttatggttctatttttaatactgGTCCAGTATTAACAGCCTCCTACCCTCCCCGCCTTTCCTCTTGCTGTTTACACTTTATAAGTACCTTCTACAGCTGCTGTAAATATCTTCATATTTAACCTAATTGTTCACCTGTTCTTTCACATAGCAAATTTTATGGTCTGACATGTGGATTAATTACCAGTTTCCTGGTGAGAGGAGAGATAGGGCAATATTCGTCCTTTTGTCTTCTACACATGGACTCAGTGTAGCATCTCAAAGAATGAATAACTAATTGCTAAATGTGGCAGTTCAAGTCTTTCCTACCTTAGGGAAGCATTTACTTTTCATTGCTCAAAGCTAGAAAAGCTGAAAGGTATCATCAAGTACCAAACTGGAGAGACCTGAGCTCTCCTCACACACGTGTGTAGTAACACATGGAAAGGTCATGCAATGAAATGAAACCAGTGCCTGACAACTCGTGGTTTTTCAGGCATGAGTTTGCCTGGAAttgaagaaggcagagcatcTCACCTGCACGAAGGGAACTATTGCTTTGTAAAACGTCTGTTCAACGTGTGTGATTGGGAGTGAGTGTGCTGACAGTGTGCCACAGGGTAAAATATATGTTTCCCTGCAGCTGCCGGTCAAACAATATGAACACTATTGACCCCAAATGCACCTGCTACCTCAGAAATGCCCACACTCAAACTAAAAGTCAGCAAAATGAacttttttcagtttctagagGGTGAGCGGTCATGTTGTTAAAGACTTTAGTTTATTTGAAAAGCATCTTTAATCTTGAAGATTAGAGTTTTAAACTCACAAAAAGTGTGGCAACAATTACAGATGATATGAAATGGGATCAATGTTTTCAGACCAGGGAGCAGGCCAAGATCACCCCTGTCATCAGCTAACATTTTCCCATCTCCCCCCATGAGATTGATAGTACCCTTTTCAAtgctatttttttcaatatgaaattcacatttctgaTTGCATTTTCTTACATCTGCATAAGTCTCAGTCTCTCTTGACAAATGCCAGTCTCAACATCAAAACCCTTCTAGTTTGTGTCTCTTCATATTTTGTCTCCTGAGTACttttatatttcatcttttaaacaTCATTTTGCACTGAAAAATTCATTGCTGTGTTAAAAGCAAATAGTATGAGTCAcgatgtatgtgtttgtgtgtagatTTCTGTCATCATCCATAAACTTTCCAAGATCGAGGagaaatttcctcattttctttttttcgttCCCTTTGGGGGACTCCACATggctttttatatttaacaagCCAACAGGAAAGTGCACACTTCTGCTTTGAGCTTCTAAATCTAGAAATCTACTCACCATTTTTACTTGTAAGCTACAAAGAACCATTAAAGGTCAAAAGTTGGAAGGTGCAGATTTAGCCGGAAGACCACGGTGGGAATGTGCAATGCCCTCTCCTCCTGAGTGCACACAGGTGCTCCAGCCAGGTACGATTCTAGATGTGGGAGGAAATGAAAGTGCCACTGCTGGGTTTGGCCCACTCCTCAATAAGTGTCATGGACCATGATATTTGTGCAGCAATATTTATGGAAATGACAACATGATGCAACTCTCCCAAGAAAAGACTAGAGAGGGACCCTGACGGTGGTTTGAATTCATCAACAGCTCCAAGCTCTGGGGAAACTTCTAAACCCATGAGGCCATCAGTACATACACTGAAGTGTGCTGTAGGCATGTATCAGACTCTCCAATCTCCCATAGGGTCCACACAGAAAATGAGTACCATGAGAATTTGTCCctctatataaaaataatttaatacatcGTTATGTAAAATAGGGGACTCATTCTATTGTTGTTTTGAAAACATAAGTACTGCTGGTCATGTGCTCCATTCCCCTGTTTCCAAGAATTCTCATGTGTCTAAGAAGCAATTGAGGCATAATTGGTCCCATCCTACCTGGAACACGatcatgctttttttcttttcttaaatatactgaaaataaggcaaaagtaatttgacctttttttaactaagaattttatgaatgaaaaagatACCCATTGTCCTAGATAGTAAAAGAAATTCACAAGTATATCAATTAATACAAAGTTTATTATTACCTTAAG from Equus quagga isolate Etosha38 chromosome 8, UCLA_HA_Equagga_1.0, whole genome shotgun sequence includes the following:
- the LOC124244263 gene encoding olfactory receptor 2W3 codes for the protein MDGTNGSTQGNFILLGFSDRPHLERILFVVILIAYLLTLVGNTIIILVSRLDFHLHTPMYFFLTHLSFLDLSFTTSSIPQLLYNLSGGDKTISYTGCAIQLFLFLGLGGVECLLLAVMAYDRFVAVCKPLHYMVIMNPCLCMALVSVAWGCGMANSLAMSPVTLLLPRCGNHHVDHFLCEMPALIRMACVNTAAIEGTVFVLAVGIVLSPLVFILVSYGYIMRAVLQIQSVSGRQKAFNTSGSHLTVVSLFYGNIMYMYMQPGNSSSQDQGKFLTLFYNIITPLLNPLIYTLRNKEVKGALRRLLLGDREVGKK